The DNA window CTCTGTTTTAACTTCCGTTAAACTTATGAGGAGGTTCCTTGGCAGCAGAAGGGTTTAATACAGAGAACTGTTTGCAGTCTTTTCAAATTGCACTTTCCTTACACTTCTTATACAGTAAAATTTTCAATAACATAATTCTAGCAGATAGACTTATGGTAATGTAAGTAGAAAAGACTTACTTGATTTTATGGAGAGAAAACGATTGCTTGTAAGCAGCTTCCTTTATTAGATTATCTTGGTTCTAGAGCGGGGCAGTGCTTATGTTAAGATAATGTTTGAAAATTCTGCCTCTTAAATGAAACTCTTTTCTTCTCAAAGGACACCTTTTGCCAAGGTCAGTCTCTTCCATTCTTTGCTCTCATTCTACATCTGCGAAGTATAGCACTCAGCCATCTAATAAGAATGGAGCCCAACCTCAGCGGTGGTATGCGCTGGACCCTGAACTGGAAGAGATGCTGGTCCCCAGAAAACTATCCATCAGCCCTTTAGAAAGCTGGTTGACAGTTAGATACTCCCTTCCTAAAGCGGAAGTCATCAGTGTTCATGGAAAAGAAGGCTATGAACCTGTCCAGCGATATGACTGTCCAACATCTGATGTGGAAGCTGAtgtggaggaaggggaaggaacaCTTGGCAACAGGCTTGAATGTAAGAATGTTTTGAAGATCCGCAGGAGGAAGATGAACCGACACAAGTTCAAAAAACTGCTGAAGCGAAGAAAGTTTGTACGGAGGAGGATAAAGGAAGGTCGCAAGAAGAAACGTCAGGTAAGCTTGCATTAAAGAGAACAACGTAAGTGTACCTGCTTCACAAACTGGCTTCTGTTTCCTTTAGGTATGGGAGGAAAATTTTGGGTAGAATTGATTTAGGGGAAAACAACAGCAGCTCTGAGAGCCTTGGTGAATTCagaggtactttttttttttttctgtttttatgattTGTTTGACCTGGATATCTTCAGAAATCATAATTTAGAATATTTCTGTGATTGTAAACAGATATGTGCGACAGTGGCTGTGCACGATTTTTCTTGCATAACAGTTAACTTGTAAAGATAGTGGCTAATAGAAAAGAATTTTtcgtgtctctgtgtgtgtgtgtgtgtgtgtgtgtgtgtgtgtgtaaatcaTTAATTCATCAGCTTCCAATATATCTGGGAGGTTGGTTTAGTCTTAATTTCCTGCCTGTCTTGTCAGCATCCTGAAGTGGTTCCACGGAGCCACTGCAAAGAGAGAATAtcctattttcttcttccatctagaaaccttttacattttttaatagaGGGGGAAGGACAAGACATGGGCCTTCTTTCAAATCATTATAGATGTTTTTAGTGACTATTCAGCACTGCCTTTCAATAGTCTGTTAGGTCTGCCATGCTatagttttttgtttatttcctgttAATTTTTCCCCATACTTAGACATCTCTAAATGTCTAAGTACTAAATGTACTCTACATTTAAAGGCTAAATGTACTTCCACTTCTTCAAATTTGTGGGCAGCAGGGTTGAACACATTATGGTGAGGAATCCTCTTAGTTTTCTTATGGTTTTATTATCTATGTTCTCCGTTTTCCTAATACAGGATTCTTAAACAATACTCTCAAGTTCCTCATGTGTTTCGCATGTATATTCTGCAGTAGGGCTAACTGCATTTAGACAGATAGAACAAGCTGCCTAGATAAAAACATTTGTTTCCTTTATGTAGATTATACTTAGCTTCTCCTTAGGCTACTTGGGCGGTGACTGAGTGATTGAATATTGCTTCTAAGCTATGttacctttcccccccccccgcttctgTTTCAGATCAAGTTTGAGAAAGATTTGGAGCGCATCTGGAAAAGAGCTGGTTTGAAAAATCCTCCTGCAGGATGGCAAACACccaagatatttttgaaaagttCAAAGCGATAAGAATGCTTGTAATGAATTTTGAcctataattttaattaaaaaatatttaagaaagcagATTTCTTTTAACCTTTTTCTGAATGTGATGAGATTAGCAGGAGGTCACTTTACATCTTGGTAAGCAGTTTTCCAAGGGCAAACCTGACATGGATGtgcttttcctccccaaaaaatGGTTTGAGCCACTGTGCAGTGACTTGACGCTGCTGTGTGCAGTCTTGTGCTGCTGCTACCGACTGTGCTTTGGAGCAGAGATATCTTTTAGACTGTAGCTGAATTTCTGAAGTTGCTATTTAAGATGAGACTGGACTGTGTATGATAAAAACAACTGGCTGTGGGAGATGAAATGAAAGAACTTTTCTGATTGTTAGTGTAACTATATAAAACACCAGCAATTTGAAAGGTTATGTTTAAAATGACAACATTCTTTCACAGTCTTACTATAGAAGGCCTGCTATTTAATAACAGTTACAGTGAAATAGGCATTGGGTCAGAATTGcattaaatatttctgcaaaagAGCTTTCGTTTTCACTTGCTTGAAGTGTCAGTGTGCAGGTGGCTTAAAGGCATTGTATGAGCAGCCTTAAAAggcaaatttattttttctgctctgcttgcACTGAGAAAATTTGTTTGAGCTTACTATTCACTGACAGCAAAAACTGCTTTTTGCCTGAGATGACCCTCTTGTAATCTGTTGTTTTTCCATGGTAGAAGAGAATAATGAAAGCTACGAAAAACAGGGATATTTATTTCAAACCCTGACAGTGGACTTGATATCTGAGTTCTGTTTTGGGTCCTGCTTTGATTTTCTATTTGAGGCAGTTAACTTCCCTTCTATGTGCTTTAGTTCCTGTTTGTATCTCAGCAGATAGATGTGGGGTGGACAGACATCTAAgagaaaagaggaggggaaaaaaaaagagatttcttaGGTTCATTCTGCAGCCTATAGGGGAGCTAAGCTGAAAGTATGTTCCTTTTATCTACTAGGAGCAGAATGCTTGACTAAactgaaaaggaagggaaaaaaaaggaaagcaagccgTGGAACTCATTGCTACAAGCTACAGTTTCATCTAGCTGCAGGAAGGACAGGTGACTCCTGGCATATAATATAGTGAACTTTTCTGAGGTTCTGTGTATTGCTCTCTGATGTAACTAGCAGAAGCCTGTATAAAGCAAGCGTTTTTGGACAATGGGCGTAGTAGCTTAGTCCATCCTTCTGTAGGAATCTGTGCAACCAGAAAACATCTACTGCTCTGTCGGTAGATGGCAGTAAAGTCACAGCCTCTGAAACTCCTTAGCAACAGCTGCAGAAGCTCTCTGGATCTTTCTGAAGCTATTTTAGAGAAAAGGTACACCCAGCTTTAAAAATCGATTAATCTAGCCAGAGAACTGTTGGCAGCATGAGAACTGTGTTGGAATCCTGTAGAAACATGTGACTAGCACATTTTCGTAGTTTTTTTTCCAGACCATATATTAATAGTAGATAATTTTTGATCAGATAATTAAAAagacttttcttcctcttcatgctTTCCAAAGGTGCAGTTGCTTTTAACCAAGACCAATAGGACTCTTTCTTTCAGCCTATTCTCAGGATTTGAATGAAGAAGATGATCTCTAGCCCTGTGCCTTAAAAGCTTACCAAACAAGAGAAGATGGAGTGTTGATTCTGGCTGACAGGTGTGTGTTAGATATGCAGAGTGCACCTAGGTATTTCTAATCTGTCAGTACACCTTTTCTGCACGAGCATGCATAGATGAAAGGCTGGGGCCTGAGACAATTAGCATCTTTGGAGTAAGGTCCCTGTCTTTTTCCCCCAATCACATTTGTTCCCAAGAGCCTTTATCCCAGCAGTGTTGTGCTCTCTCATGCGTACTACTCCTCTTACTGGCTGTTAGTCCAAACTTATCATTCTTCTGTATAGGGAAGAATACTAATCAGTTTGCACATTTCAAGAGCATTTCTGGCCGTTGAAGTGTTGGGATGCCTTAATAACTACACTGAGCAAAAGATTTTACAAAAGATAGCAGTAGCATGCCCTATTTCATTTAATGGTGATGTACCTCTGCATTTTTATATGTTCTTGCCAACCGGAAAAAGTCAAAGTCCCGGAGTTTTTGCCTTAATCTGAGAAGTACTGGTCTATCATTCAAATTTTCAGTGTAACAAAAGTGACCTTGGATAGCTGCAATTGATTCCAATTTTGAGgtttattcctcctttattttcttttcgtTTTGCTTAGTAGCATCACTTGCatctttgttctttgtttctcaTGTTCCACTGCAAGTTAACCCTTGTTATGTCACAACCATTTTGTTATATTAGGGTATCTCTGGTGAACTGCAAGTCTTTGCTATGTAAACTATCTTATTAAATGGTATGCTCTCTAAATAGTAATCCAGCCCTCTAAATGGTAATCTGGCAAATGTAGTCACTATTTTTACGTCTGTTAGACATAATTACACATCCATCTATGGAAGTCTGGAAGTATAGTGTAATTTACAAAGGAATTTGTAAACTAGCCCTAGGAAGTTACTATAAAATTACATTCCAGTGACCAGTCTTAGTCATCTCAATGCCATATTCCTTTTTGCTGAAGTATCTCAAAGCATGTCTGAggatttatattttctttctgtggtaGATACTGCAGAGACTCTTTATCTTATGTGGTACTAATGGGGTAGTATACAGGGTTGCATAAACTTGCTTTAACTCTTGACCTTAGGATGCAATTTTCTACCCTTtgttacttttctttctcatgttgCTAATTAGGGAGAATGAGATGGAAGAAAACTGGATCTATTTGTCTGCAGGGGGAGCACTAGTACATAATATTGTATTCACAAAGCTTTATTATGAGTTTCTGTTCCTCCCCAAAGTACACACATATCAGTCTACCTGCACATTTAAtaaatgtatgcatgtatgtgcatgtgtagtTGTGGTAGCAATAAAAAGCACTGTAAATAGGAAAGGTTTGATTTTTATCATTCTCAAAATATTTAAGGCTTGTAGatttctccttcttctccctATTATTCTGCTGTTCTGAGAGGAAATGGTTGAAAGTCAGCAGGAGGCTGCTAGAGGAATTCATGCTGTGTATTACAGAGATTGGAGATACCCAGTGAAGACTGATTTATATTTGAAACCTTGCCTGACAGCTGTGGGTCTGGAGAGATCCCTCAAAACTGGAATGTGAAACCAATTACACTCATGCTTACACCCCTAGTTCTTAGACTTTGTGCACTTAGATGCGGACAGCAAGCTTAGTTAGCTGAGCAGAACATCCAGTTTGCTAGTTTTATCACAATGATTGGGTTTGTGCTGAAATGAGATGGGCTCTAAAATAGGAAGTCAGCTGACTTCAGAAGGGATGAAAGTTCTGAACTTCATTTCTCCCAGCCAAAGCATCATATTGTAAACTCAGcaggctttctctctttctgaaagGTCAAAACCCAACAACATGATGAAGTACCATCTCTTTGTAGTGCTAAGGAATAGCAGGTGTTAGCAAAACTTGAGAGTTTAGTTGTCTCCTTGACCTGGATAGTGATGACTTTCACTAATGCAGGAATTGGGTGCATTTTTAAGAGTCTGCTCTTGAAAATGTTTCGGTCAATTGCATCAATACGGACCTCTGAAGTTTTTCAGGGGCTTCTGGCCATAAAATAACAGCTCTTCCCTCCACACAAATGAATTCAATGTAATTTACAAATGATGTGTGGTGAGACTTGCATCTAGCCAAACTCAGCGCAGTCCTTCTGAATGCACTAAAATTGTATTGATTTCAACAGCTGAGAAATGGGGCCCATTTGTATACGGGAAATGGAACAATGCAGGAGAACTTGCAAAGATCAGACTGCTTGCTTAAGCTTTTCTTCAAGTATTGTGTTATCTAGCACAATCCGTGATAGGTTTGCTCAGCAAAGTGGGGGAGAAGCCCAGAGCAACTGCTAGTACATTGCGTACCTATACAATTTCTTTGTGGTTCACAGCAGTGCAGCTGAAGAGGTGTTAGCAATGACTGGAGATTTTTAGAAAGAAGGATAATGCAGCTGAGATCTGTGATACTGATGAGAGAAAAGGATTTATTTCAATTATGTTTTCAGAAAGGTTGCAACCACACTGAGATGTTGATGCTGTTTCAGTGCAGTTGGGGACAGGAAGCCAAGAAGCTTGATCCATTTGGTAACAAGGATTGAACCCCAGATGGGTGGAAGGTTgaaatgtgtgtaagtatctgaagggagggtgtaaagaggatcgagccagactcttttcagtggtgcccagcgataggatgagaggcaacgggcacaaactgaaatagaggaaattccatctgaacatgaggaaagtcttctttactgtgaagctgactgagcactggaagaggttacCCAGAGAGACTgtagagtctccttccttggagatattcaaaagcctcCTGGACACAATCCTAGGCAacatgctccaggtgaccctgcttgagcaggggggctgaactagatgatctccagaggtcccttccaacctcagccatttggtgattctgtgatttaaagtgtGTATAAACTGCAGCAACCCATCAATTTGGCTTCATCTCTTCAAGCACAAGCTGCAGCTGATTGTAGCAGTTCTGTCTCCTTAGAGCATTAATGCAGGATCTACTGGGCACCTTTGATGGCAAACAAGTTCCTGCTATTCAGGCAGTGGTATGTGAACCTCCAGTGGTCTGGAATCTGTGGCAGATTTCAGCTCTGTCTGGCAGCCATTGGTTCCAGTTCTCCACATAAATAGGCTTCTTGGGAGTTGTATACTGTAGTTTTGGCTCACTTCAAATTTTTTCTGTTCATCTCTGATTGATTCTGCCCTAGGAAAAGGGAAAGTCCAGCAATCAATAGAGTGTTCCATTCCTTTGGAAATCTTGAATTTACCCCAAAGCATGTTGAATAGTCTGCTAACTGGTAAAGCAGCCCTGAGGCCATGGAGGCAATGAGCCTGAGCTCATGAGTAACCTGTCAGTTAATACTGCCCTTGGCATAGCCAGAAGGGCGGTTTGCTGGCTGTCCAGGGAGCAGTCATGTGGAGGAGACAGGGAGTAGACTGTAGTGATAGCTTCTCTAGCTCCCTCTCTTGAGATCAGATCTGAAGCTGATCCAAAACAGGATCTGCATAGGTTGTAATGGGGCTGGGGActttacactgaagaaaacactgattttaaCTGAGGCTAGTTAGAGACATGCAAAAGGTTTGGGTAGCCCTTGTTTAATCCTAAAGCATGGGGAGGCCTGGAAAAAAATCTGCCACCTCTTAGTTTATGCTGGTACTACCCAGACAATGAAACTTTGTTAGGCTAATGGACTTCCTTTAAAGAGTCCAGACTGAAAGAGGCCTATGTTATGTTTGTTGGCAGTGATTTCAGCTATGATTTCATGGGAGCAGGTATGTGTGTATTGAAGTGCTGAGGACAGGCCGTGGGATGCCCAGTAAACCTGGCTGTACACAGCTGTAGCGGCAAATGTAAAGGGCGacatttttcatgcttttgtatTGGCTGCTGATAGGTAATGTGCCTGGGAATCTGGGCATCTTCACTGGAGTACAAGGCTGATGCCTTCTTTGCTGTCTCAGGATTTCCATGCATACCATGGCTCTGGCACTGGAAGCCCAGTTCTTTCTGTATCTGTACTGTGGGCACTGTTGTTCTTTCTTCTGTTAGTAAACTCAAGGCCTGTCTTAGATGAAGGGGTACATGCCATCAGGCCCATGTCAGGGAGTGTTCATGAGCATCTGGTGTACAAAACACCTTTCAGGGAACTATAGGGCATTGCTCCTGCTGTTACTGAGCTGGCTTTTTATAGGAATTATTAAAACTTAAGGAGCAACATTGCCCAATAATTCCTGAGCAGAAACAATGTGTACCTTTACATTGGTGAGCTAACAGGGACACCTTCATATTAACAACAGTGTGAAAAAGATACTAGGATAAGCAGGTGTATGTACATTGGCTTCAGTAACTCTGAGCTGGTCCTTTTCAAAATATGAAGTCAACTCTACTTTTGCAGGTGTGAACCCCAGTCCATGTCTTCCAAAGTTAATAAACCACACTTGTTTACACTAACTGAAAATCTTGCCAGAGTGATATTACTGATCTTGCAAGCATTACCTGTAGATTActaaaattaaatcttttttttttccattcatgctGTTCTGCTGTTGGCATTTctgttcaaattttaaaataacctgGTTTGAGTTTGCTTAGGCTAAGTGTGGTCAATCATTCTCCAAAAATATCAGCACTTAGTACTTAATCTGGAGCTTTGCATTTGCAGGACTGAAGCAGTTTTGAAGAAGGGGTTCTGCTCTTCCCACTGAAAGGAGTTTCAATGACTGCAGCTCATGTGGACATCTAAGTTAGCTTTAGGCAAACAGAAAGTGTGCTGGCTCTCCTGTGgaattctcctttcttccttgcctttccCCTTAAGACAGGGGAACAAAACTGAAACAAGGAGTTCTGTGAATCAGAGAGCTTAAGGCCATCTGATGCATCAATCTTGTGTCAATACCCTGAAATAAGACAGGGTTTTGTAGTCTTGCCCACAGCATGAGTGCTAATGCGTCTTTCCTCTGCTCTCTTCTTGTTCTCACAAAACTTGTAAGAACTGTAAAACTATGAGACATGTCCCCTGCTCTCAAATGTAGCCAAAATTGGCTATTATGTTTCAAAATGacaggaagaagggagaaaggagtaTAGATGGATGATCAAATAATTGCATGTgccttgtttccttaggaaatctGGCTAAAATTTAAGTAGAACTATTAGAAATtgggaaaaaataactaaaaaataactaacagatttttctttttcacttgttcaATAAACAGGTCTTCGTGTAGCTCAGGCAGGTCTTGTGCTGAGGGAGTGTCACTGCCTTTGGTATGTCTTGGTCTGGAGAGGACTTAGC is part of the Dromaius novaehollandiae isolate bDroNov1 chromosome 24, bDroNov1.hap1, whole genome shotgun sequence genome and encodes:
- the AURKAIP1 gene encoding small ribosomal subunit protein mS38 gives rise to the protein MLVSQLTSQLAKASRIAGHLLPRSVSSILCSHSTSAKYSTQPSNKNGAQPQRWYALDPELEEMLVPRKLSISPLESWLTVRYSLPKAEVISVHGKEGYEPVQRYDCPTSDVEADVEEGEGTLGNRLECKNVLKIRRRKMNRHKFKKLLKRRKFVRRRIKEGRKKKRQIKFEKDLERIWKRAGLKNPPAGWQTPKIFLKSSKR